In one window of Tellurirhabdus rosea DNA:
- a CDS encoding cellulose synthase family protein — protein METVILVAYGLALALLFTYNLHQVSLIYSYIVHKKRRDAYFRNFAARPDEQLPVVTIQLPIYNELYVAERLIDAVCSLRYPASKLEIQMLDDSTDETVEIIARKVAEYQQKGIDIKHIRRPDRKGFKAGALAYGLERARGQFISIFDADFMPEPEFLLKTIPHFEDPKVGIVQTRWTHLNQDYSVLTKLQAFGLNAHFFIEQSGRNAEGYFMNFNGTAGVWRKTAILDAGGWSSDTLTEDLDLSYRAQLRGWKFVYREDIGSPAELPVAMNALKSQQYRWMKGAAECARKLMTRVLTAPHVPFRVKVHAFFHLLSSSTFVLVLAMAVLSVPVLFVRITHPELTTAFYLISFFQLNLLILILFYGIPFWLERRNEVGKIGYYFLMYSCLMMGLSLHNGLAVIEGFIGRKTPFIRTPKFNVRAVGDRWSGNKYMLLDLSPAINWLTVTEGILSLYFLTGVAMGLYFGQYNMLVFHCMLAFGFGMVFWYSVSHARLQA, from the coding sequence ATGGAAACAGTCATTTTAGTAGCGTACGGATTGGCCCTGGCTCTCCTGTTTACCTATAATTTGCATCAGGTAAGCCTGATCTACAGCTACATTGTGCATAAAAAACGGCGGGATGCCTACTTCCGCAACTTCGCCGCCCGTCCCGACGAGCAGTTGCCCGTGGTGACGATTCAATTGCCGATCTACAACGAGCTTTATGTAGCCGAGCGGTTAATTGACGCCGTTTGCTCACTCCGTTACCCGGCTTCCAAGCTGGAAATCCAGATGCTGGACGATTCGACGGACGAAACGGTGGAGATCATCGCCCGCAAAGTGGCCGAATACCAGCAGAAAGGCATCGACATCAAACACATCCGCCGGCCCGACCGCAAAGGTTTCAAGGCCGGGGCGCTGGCTTATGGGCTCGAACGGGCGCGGGGGCAGTTCATTTCCATCTTTGATGCGGACTTTATGCCCGAGCCGGAGTTTCTGCTGAAAACCATTCCGCACTTTGAAGACCCAAAAGTCGGCATTGTGCAGACCCGCTGGACGCACCTGAACCAGGATTATTCGGTACTGACCAAATTGCAGGCGTTCGGGCTCAATGCGCACTTTTTTATCGAACAAAGCGGCCGGAATGCGGAAGGCTATTTCATGAACTTCAACGGTACGGCGGGTGTCTGGCGAAAGACAGCCATTCTGGACGCCGGGGGCTGGTCGAGCGACACACTGACCGAAGACCTGGACCTGAGCTACCGGGCCCAGCTCCGCGGGTGGAAGTTTGTTTATCGTGAAGACATCGGCTCCCCGGCCGAGCTTCCCGTCGCCATGAACGCCCTGAAATCGCAGCAATACCGCTGGATGAAAGGTGCCGCCGAGTGCGCCCGAAAGCTCATGACCCGGGTGTTGACCGCCCCGCATGTGCCCTTTCGGGTCAAGGTGCACGCTTTTTTCCACCTGCTGAGCAGCTCGACGTTTGTGCTGGTTCTGGCAATGGCCGTGCTGAGCGTCCCGGTTCTGTTTGTCCGCATCACGCATCCGGAACTGACGACGGCGTTCTACCTCATCAGCTTTTTCCAGCTCAATCTGCTCATCCTGATTCTCTTCTACGGCATCCCGTTCTGGCTCGAACGACGGAATGAAGTTGGCAAAATCGGGTATTACTTTCTGATGTACTCCTGTCTGATGATGGGGCTGTCGCTGCATAACGGGCTGGCCGTGATCGAAGGGTTTATCGGACGAAAAACTCCGTTTATCCGGACGCCCAAGTTCAACGTCCGGGCGGTGGGCGACCGCTGGTCGGGCAACAAATACATGCTGCTGGACCTGAGTCCGGCGATCAACTGGCTGACGGTGACGGAAGGCATTCTGTCCCTGTATTTCCTGACCGGCGTGGCGATGGGGCTGTATTTCGGGCAGTACAACATGCTGGTGTTCCATTGCATGCTGGCGTTCGGTTTCGGCATGGTGTTCTGGTACAGTGTGTCGCATGCGCGGCTTCAGGCGTAA
- the lpdA gene encoding dihydrolipoyl dehydrogenase encodes MASQYDVIVIGSGPGGYVAAIRASQLGLKTAVVERESLGGICLNWGCIPTKALLKSAQVFEYIKHSKDYGITIAGEATPDFGAVIKRSRGVADAMSKGVNFLMRKNKIDVLNGLGKVKPGKKVDVTAADGKVTTYDAKHIIIATGSRARALPAVPIDGQKVIEYRKAMTLEKQPKSMLVIGSGAIGVEFAYVYASMGTKVTIVEFMPNVVPVEDEEISKELAKQYKKLGVEIFTNSEVTKVDTGGAGAKVFVKTPDGEKTFDVDVVLSAAGIVANVENIGLEEVGIKTDRGKIVTDDFYRTNVDGYYAIGDVTKGQALAHVASAEAIICVEKIAGHGHPEPLNYNNIPGCTYCQPEIASVGYTEKAAREAGYDILVGKFPFSASGKAKAAGADSGFVKVIFDKKYGEWLGAHFIGYNVTEMIAEVVAARKLETTGHEILSTVHPHPTMSEAIKDATEAAYGEAIHL; translated from the coding sequence GGGCTGAAAACGGCCGTCGTCGAACGCGAAAGCCTCGGCGGCATTTGCCTGAACTGGGGCTGTATCCCGACGAAAGCGCTGCTCAAATCGGCGCAGGTTTTTGAATATATCAAACATTCGAAGGACTACGGAATCACCATCGCCGGCGAAGCAACGCCGGATTTTGGAGCCGTGATCAAGCGCAGCCGGGGTGTCGCCGATGCCATGAGCAAAGGGGTCAACTTCCTGATGCGGAAAAATAAAATCGACGTGCTGAACGGACTGGGTAAAGTAAAACCCGGTAAGAAAGTAGACGTAACGGCCGCCGACGGCAAAGTAACGACCTACGACGCCAAGCACATCATCATCGCCACCGGCAGCCGCGCCCGCGCCCTGCCCGCCGTACCCATCGACGGCCAGAAAGTGATCGAATACCGCAAGGCCATGACGCTGGAAAAGCAGCCCAAATCCATGCTCGTCATTGGTTCGGGAGCCATCGGCGTTGAGTTTGCCTACGTGTACGCTTCCATGGGCACCAAAGTGACCATCGTGGAGTTTATGCCGAACGTTGTGCCGGTGGAAGATGAGGAAATCTCAAAAGAATTGGCCAAGCAGTACAAAAAGCTGGGCGTCGAGATCTTCACCAACTCGGAAGTAACGAAGGTAGACACAGGCGGCGCCGGGGCAAAAGTGTTTGTCAAGACGCCGGACGGCGAAAAAACGTTCGATGTGGACGTGGTGCTGTCGGCGGCGGGCATTGTCGCCAACGTCGAGAACATCGGTCTGGAAGAAGTCGGCATCAAGACCGACCGCGGCAAGATTGTAACGGATGATTTCTACCGCACGAACGTAGACGGCTATTACGCCATCGGCGACGTAACGAAAGGGCAGGCACTGGCGCACGTGGCATCAGCCGAAGCCATCATCTGCGTGGAGAAAATCGCCGGTCACGGCCATCCGGAACCGCTGAACTACAACAACATTCCGGGTTGTACGTACTGCCAGCCGGAAATCGCTTCCGTGGGTTATACCGAGAAAGCGGCCCGCGAAGCCGGATACGACATTCTGGTTGGTAAGTTCCCGTTCTCCGCTTCCGGTAAAGCCAAAGCCGCCGGGGCCGATAGCGGATTTGTGAAGGTGATTTTTGACAAGAAATACGGCGAGTGGCTGGGCGCGCATTTCATCGGTTACAACGTAACCGAAATGATCGCCGAGGTTGTAGCAGCCCGCAAGCTGGAAACCACCGGCCACGAAATTCTGAGCACCGTCCACCCCCACCCGACCATGTCGGAAGCCATCAAGGACGCCACCGAAGCCGCTTACGGCGAAGCGATTCACTTGTAA
- a CDS encoding phytanoyl-CoA dioxygenase family protein, with translation MNTNPANYKQEGYVLLKGFFPADEIAVILREAQQVFAYQIKRVLGETVTPDDPEALEKAMFRLFKEDLPTFINCGKQAQHLMSLHRLATDPRLVNLMQEVGLEFPTISVRPSMLINSPHVASREEYWKLGAHQDWRSSQGSLDSVTIWFPLVNCGKELGALELAPRTHLLGLLEASEVDYYSKIKNDFPDEDYLQPTFEVGDVLLFSAMLSHRSGTNSTDRLRWSMQLRYNNLTEQTYIDRGFPNPYLYKPQAELITPNFPTKEDCERTFGVEAEEYKV, from the coding sequence ATGAACACGAATCCTGCGAATTACAAACAGGAAGGCTACGTCCTGTTGAAGGGCTTCTTTCCTGCTGACGAAATAGCCGTCATTCTCCGTGAGGCACAACAGGTTTTTGCTTACCAGATCAAACGGGTGCTGGGTGAAACCGTGACGCCCGATGATCCGGAAGCGCTGGAAAAAGCCATGTTCCGCCTGTTCAAAGAGGATTTGCCGACCTTCATTAACTGCGGCAAACAGGCACAACATCTGATGAGCCTGCACCGGCTGGCGACCGATCCGCGCCTGGTGAACCTGATGCAGGAAGTAGGACTTGAATTTCCGACGATCAGCGTGCGCCCGTCGATGCTGATCAACAGCCCGCATGTGGCTTCCCGCGAAGAGTACTGGAAACTGGGAGCGCACCAGGACTGGCGTTCGAGCCAGGGTTCGCTCGACAGCGTGACGATCTGGTTCCCGCTGGTGAACTGCGGCAAGGAGCTGGGCGCGCTGGAACTGGCACCGCGGACGCACCTGCTGGGGCTGCTCGAAGCCTCGGAAGTGGATTATTACTCGAAGATCAAAAACGACTTCCCGGACGAAGATTATCTGCAGCCGACGTTCGAAGTGGGCGACGTCCTGCTGTTCTCGGCCATGCTCTCGCACCGCTCCGGCACGAACTCCACGGACCGTCTCCGCTGGTCGATGCAGCTTCGGTACAACAACCTGACGGAACAGACGTACATCGACCGTGGTTTCCCGAACCCGTACCTCTACAAGCCGCAGGCCGAACTCATCACCCCCAACTTCCCCACCAAAGAAGACTGCGAACGTACATTCGGCGTGGAGGCGGAGGAATATAAGGTTTAG